The following are encoded in a window of bacterium SCSIO 12643 genomic DNA:
- the katG gene encoding catalase/peroxidase HPI: MENSTEGKCPFHHGANTETSTTVMEWWPKALNLDILHQHDTKTNPNGVEFNYREEFLKLDLEAVKNDLKDLMTDSQAWWPADWGHYGGLMIRMAWHVAGTYRMADGRGGANTGNQRFAPLNSWPDNANLDKSRRLLWPIKKKYGNKISWADLFILAGNMAYESMGFKTYGFAGGREDIWHPEKDIYWGSEKEWLAPTGSEGSRYSGERDLENPLAAVMMGLIYVNPEGVDGKPDPIKTAKDVRVTFKRMAMNDEETVALTAGGHTVGKAHGNGDASVLGDAPEAAGINEQGLGWSNPKNNGNGVDTVTSGLEGAWTSTPDRWNRTYFHVLLNHDWELTKSPAGAWQWEPVNMKEEDKPVDAYDANVRRNPIMTDADMAMKMDSEYLKISQRFYEDPAYFEEVFAKAWFKLTHRDLGPKIRYLGADSPKEDLIWQDPIPSGNANLSANEIENLKAQILATDLTSAELINTAWDSARTYRGSDYRGGANGARIRLAPQKDWEGNEPQRLQKVLHTLSDIKNDFNSEVSLADLIVLGGSAAVEQAAKKAGVDITVPFIPGRGDAKEEMTDTESFEVLEPLHDGFRNWQKKNYSVHPEEMLLDRAQLMGLTAPEMTVLIGGMRVLGTNHGHKTHGVFTDNVGVLSNDFFVNLTDMNYSWKPTGRNSYDIVNRETGETRWTASRVDLVFGSNSILRAYSEYYAQDDNKEKFVQDFVNAWVKVMNADRFDLKK, from the coding sequence ATGGAAAATTCAACAGAAGGAAAATGCCCTTTTCATCATGGGGCCAATACAGAAACAAGCACCACCGTAATGGAATGGTGGCCCAAAGCTTTAAATCTTGATATTTTGCATCAGCATGATACCAAGACCAATCCAAATGGAGTCGAGTTTAATTATCGTGAAGAATTTTTGAAATTGGATCTGGAAGCAGTAAAAAATGATCTGAAGGATTTAATGACGGATAGTCAGGCGTGGTGGCCAGCAGATTGGGGACATTATGGCGGATTAATGATTCGGATGGCGTGGCATGTTGCCGGTACGTATAGAATGGCTGATGGACGAGGAGGAGCAAATACAGGGAATCAACGTTTTGCGCCCCTGAATTCGTGGCCGGATAATGCCAACCTGGATAAATCCAGAAGATTACTGTGGCCGATAAAAAAGAAATACGGAAATAAAATTTCATGGGCCGACCTTTTTATTTTGGCTGGAAATATGGCGTATGAATCTATGGGTTTTAAAACTTACGGTTTTGCCGGTGGGCGTGAAGATATCTGGCACCCGGAGAAAGATATTTATTGGGGTTCTGAAAAAGAGTGGTTGGCACCAACAGGAAGTGAAGGAAGCCGTTATTCGGGAGAACGTGATTTAGAAAACCCATTGGCAGCGGTCATGATGGGATTGATTTATGTCAATCCGGAAGGAGTAGATGGAAAACCGGACCCGATAAAAACAGCAAAAGATGTGCGGGTCACATTTAAAAGAATGGCCATGAATGATGAAGAAACTGTGGCGTTAACTGCCGGAGGTCATACGGTGGGGAAAGCCCATGGTAATGGAGATGCTTCTGTACTTGGAGATGCTCCTGAAGCTGCTGGAATTAATGAACAAGGACTGGGATGGTCCAATCCCAAGAATAATGGAAATGGGGTAGATACTGTTACCAGTGGATTAGAAGGAGCATGGACCTCGACACCAGACCGATGGAATAGAACGTATTTTCATGTATTGTTAAATCATGATTGGGAATTAACCAAAAGCCCAGCGGGTGCGTGGCAATGGGAACCTGTCAACATGAAAGAAGAAGATAAACCGGTGGATGCGTATGATGCCAACGTACGTAGAAATCCAATTATGACTGATGCCGATATGGCCATGAAAATGGATTCGGAATATCTAAAAATATCCCAAAGGTTTTATGAAGATCCAGCGTATTTTGAAGAAGTATTTGCCAAAGCATGGTTTAAATTAACCCATAGAGATTTAGGTCCAAAAATTAGATATCTGGGAGCTGATAGTCCTAAAGAGGATTTGATTTGGCAAGACCCGATTCCTTCGGGGAATGCTAACTTAAGTGCTAATGAAATAGAAAATTTAAAAGCTCAAATATTAGCGACTGATTTAACATCAGCAGAGTTAATAAATACCGCATGGGATAGTGCCCGAACATATAGAGGTTCGGATTATAGAGGAGGTGCAAATGGAGCGAGAATTCGTTTAGCACCACAAAAAGATTGGGAAGGAAACGAACCGCAACGTCTGCAAAAAGTATTACATACGCTATCCGATATCAAAAATGATTTTAATTCAGAAGTGAGTCTGGCCGATCTGATTGTTTTGGGAGGAAGTGCTGCCGTAGAACAAGCCGCTAAAAAGGCTGGTGTGGATATTACGGTTCCTTTTATTCCAGGGCGAGGAGATGCCAAGGAGGAAATGACAGATACAGAATCGTTTGAAGTACTGGAGCCGTTACACGATGGATTTAGAAATTGGCAAAAAAAGAATTATTCGGTACATCCGGAAGAGATGTTGTTGGATAGAGCGCAATTAATGGGTTTAACTGCTCCTGAAATGACCGTTTTAATAGGAGGGATGCGCGTTTTGGGAACAAATCATGGGCATAAAACGCATGGGGTGTTTACGGATAACGTAGGCGTATTGTCTAATGATTTTTTTGTGAACTTAACGGATATGAATTATTCCTGGAAACCTACCGGGAGAAATAGCTATGATATAGTAAATCGTGA
- a CDS encoding PDZ domain-containing protein: protein MSTHQLKHLAFAFLCITISISVNAQELKRKASLGVRLQTMNDSISTAHHMEKGKGIYVLTVFPNSTASKVGMKDGAIISHINDHEINSMNDLFAEIQDVRANDKISITFYQNRKWITKSTKAIGRPIEVFEEAHIYYDQVNYPGNQLRSILYTPKDIQNPPVIYFLQGYVCQTVELSTVPDLTITKLIQDWVRAGYAVYRVEKANMGDSKCEKGCMDQNFNEELEGFRQGYLSLQKNSMIDTSNIFLFGHSMGGIIAPLLAQEFSPKGVITYGIIINTWFEYMQEMTRVQGEMFHTPFADIESNVRNAIPFWYEMLMTNKTNTEILKDESIRKMLEADGILEDFKNGYYLNRHYTYWQSLNKISLVDTWLEVNSHVLALYGEFDIEALNANHIRTLAAVVNSKHPGNASYQIIPHTDHGFVYFDSMEANINAHLNGEYRLRLRDSYSDQVAKSTLKWMNALL from the coding sequence ATGAGCACACATCAATTGAAACATTTGGCATTCGCATTTCTATGTATCACTATTTCCATATCTGTAAATGCACAAGAATTAAAACGTAAAGCCTCTTTAGGGGTACGTTTACAAACTATGAATGATTCTATTTCTACTGCGCATCATATGGAAAAGGGAAAAGGAATTTATGTCCTTACTGTTTTTCCAAATTCAACCGCCAGTAAAGTGGGAATGAAAGATGGTGCTATCATTTCTCATATCAATGATCATGAAATCAACAGCATGAATGATCTGTTTGCCGAGATTCAAGACGTGCGCGCCAACGACAAAATCAGTATCACTTTTTATCAAAATAGAAAATGGATCACCAAATCGACAAAAGCCATTGGAAGACCGATTGAGGTTTTCGAAGAAGCCCATATTTATTATGATCAGGTGAACTATCCCGGAAACCAACTTCGTTCTATTTTATATACACCAAAAGACATTCAAAATCCACCGGTGATTTATTTCTTACAAGGTTATGTCTGTCAAACCGTAGAATTGTCTACCGTTCCTGATCTAACGATTACGAAACTCATTCAGGATTGGGTACGTGCAGGATATGCCGTATATCGCGTAGAAAAAGCGAATATGGGCGACAGTAAATGCGAAAAAGGATGCATGGATCAAAACTTTAATGAAGAACTGGAAGGTTTCAGACAAGGTTACTTAAGTCTGCAAAAGAATTCCATGATCGATACCTCAAATATTTTCCTGTTCGGTCATTCTATGGGTGGGATTATCGCCCCTCTACTGGCTCAAGAGTTTTCTCCTAAAGGTGTGATTACCTATGGGATTATCATCAACACCTGGTTTGAGTATATGCAGGAAATGACGCGTGTACAGGGAGAAATGTTTCATACCCCTTTTGCGGATATTGAAAGTAATGTTCGGAATGCCATTCCATTTTGGTATGAAATGTTGATGACCAATAAAACCAATACTGAAATTCTCAAAGATGAATCTATTCGAAAAATGCTGGAGGCAGACGGAATTCTGGAAGACTTTAAGAATGGGTATTACCTCAACCGACATTATACTTATTGGCAATCACTCAATAAAATAAGCCTTGTAGATACCTGGCTGGAAGTGAATAGCCATGTTTTGGCATTGTATGGAGAATTTGATATTGAAGCATTAAATGCCAATCATATTCGTACCTTAGCAGCAGTGGTCAATTCCAAACATCCTGGAAATGCATCTTACCAGATAATTCCCCATACCGATCATGGTTTTGTGTATTTTGATTCTATGGAAGCCAATATCAATGCACATTTGAATGGTGAATATAGACTACGATTAAGAGATAGTTACAGCGATCAGGTGGCTAAATCAACTTTAAAATGGATGAATGCGTTATTGTAA
- a CDS encoding SDR family oxidoreductase — MKTVEPKGKIALVSGANRGIGKAITLELLNKGAAKVYAGARNVETLSELVSAFGDRVVPIQLDVTDDHSIQRAASSIDELDILVNNAGIFALGGILSDAALSSLKSNLDINVWGLVKLSNAVYPQLSKSEGSAIINISSLAGLGNMPMAATYSVSKAAVHSITQGMRAELSDKNTLVMGVYPGPIDTDMAAGLEMDKDSPGNVAQAIVNGLKEGNEDVFPDVMSQQAGNFYLSSPKAVEQEFANFRA; from the coding sequence ATGAAAACAGTAGAACCAAAAGGAAAAATAGCGTTGGTAAGCGGTGCAAACAGAGGTATTGGTAAAGCCATCACCTTAGAATTATTAAACAAGGGAGCGGCTAAAGTTTATGCAGGTGCCCGAAATGTAGAAACCTTAAGTGAATTGGTCAGTGCATTCGGAGATCGTGTGGTCCCAATCCAATTGGATGTAACAGATGACCATTCTATTCAGAGAGCAGCTTCAAGTATTGATGAACTGGATATTTTGGTAAACAACGCAGGGATATTTGCTTTGGGAGGCATTTTATCGGATGCAGCATTAAGTAGTTTAAAGTCTAATTTAGACATTAACGTTTGGGGACTTGTAAAACTGTCTAATGCTGTATACCCTCAATTATCAAAAAGTGAAGGTTCAGCCATTATTAATATTTCATCTTTAGCGGGATTGGGAAATATGCCAATGGCTGCAACATATTCAGTGAGCAAAGCAGCAGTACATAGTATCACTCAGGGAATGCGTGCAGAACTATCAGATAAAAATACTTTAGTGATGGGTGTTTATCCTGGACCTATTGACACAGATATGGCTGCAGGTTTGGAGATGGATAAGGATAGTCCGGGAAATGTGGCTCAAGCTATAGTGAATGGATTAAAGGAAGGAAATGAAGATGTATTTCCGGATGTGATGTCTCAACAAGCAGGTAATTTTTACTTGTCAAGCCCAAAGGCAGTAGAGCAGGAGTTTGCCAATTTTAGGGCTTAA
- a CDS encoding LysR family transcriptional regulator, which yields MINLEWLRTFRAVYRTKSLSQAAEMLSISQPTVSQQISTLEAHLGHKLFIRKSKGVLETDEGKVLNTMISGSIETLEEVEYQLQHKKSNLKSIITIGISEHLYKTTLCHRVMQLGEFVHIKFGNKQSLIRDVEEGKLLYAIIPDEINTFDIICRPLKRQNLILVGTPDINLERIKDTMKKHPDQAEKMLLQQKWYAHDPAVGYIKLFWIDTFNRKRPAIIPNYIIPNEYELLFQQSQGSGLSIALEQNAAPFISEGSLIHWDLAHVDFRPLSLLANKKRAAQEMTEQIWKMLNK from the coding sequence ATGATAAATTTAGAGTGGTTACGTACGTTTAGAGCGGTATATAGAACCAAATCATTAAGTCAGGCAGCAGAAATGTTAAGTATCAGTCAGCCTACAGTAAGTCAACAAATATCTACTCTCGAGGCACATCTGGGACATAAATTATTTATCCGAAAGTCAAAAGGCGTTTTAGAAACCGATGAAGGTAAAGTATTGAATACTATGATTTCAGGTTCTATTGAAACATTGGAAGAAGTCGAGTATCAGCTTCAACATAAAAAGTCTAATCTTAAAAGCATTATTACTATTGGAATTTCAGAACATCTGTATAAAACCACCCTATGTCACCGGGTGATGCAACTCGGTGAATTTGTACATATCAAATTTGGTAACAAACAATCTTTAATTCGCGATGTGGAAGAAGGTAAATTGCTTTACGCTATTATTCCTGATGAAATCAACACTTTTGATATTATATGTCGTCCGCTAAAACGTCAGAACCTCATCCTGGTGGGTACTCCGGATATCAATTTAGAAAGAATAAAAGACACTATGAAAAAACATCCTGATCAGGCTGAAAAAATGCTGCTTCAACAAAAATGGTATGCACATGATCCCGCTGTAGGTTACATTAAACTCTTTTGGATTGATACGTTTAATCGAAAACGTCCGGCCATCATCCCCAACTACATCATTCCTAACGAATATGAGCTCTTATTTCAGCAATCACAAGGTTCAGGACTATCCATCGCATTAGAACAAAATGCTGCGCCATTTATTTCAGAAGGAAGTTTGATTCATTGGGATTTGGCTCATGTAGACTTTAGACCTTTAAGTTTATTAGCAAATAAAAAAAGAGCCGCTCAGGAAATGACGGAGCAAATCTGGAAAATGTTGAACAAATAA
- a CDS encoding helix-turn-helix transcriptional regulator gives MVKRKLLSSFTSNSVTIQTFLKNIDTQSADSENAQSKFILSHLKEYHKTVVDSPISIKIVSEGTEHYKVNNQRYTVQANNYLIVNHGDEFEIDIHTPKITQGICIYPPKQIIEEAYNYRVQTKEQLLEQVDSTPFHFTQNNNVLLSTNTGRFLKEYLPRIIQNSEFNSPIDFHLIYMRLAEHLVQDQLNLNQQLLNLKSSKKHTKEELYRRLSTAREFIHAHYDQKINIDQLAAVSCLSKYHFVRSFRDFYQCTPYQYALNLKLEAAKKLIHQGHTYTSASEVVGFSDPKNLRKALIG, from the coding sequence ATGGTAAAACGAAAGCTTCTTTCTAGCTTTACCTCAAATTCGGTAACCATTCAAACGTTTCTAAAAAATATTGACACGCAGTCCGCAGATAGTGAAAACGCTCAAAGTAAGTTTATTCTATCTCATCTAAAGGAGTATCATAAAACGGTGGTGGACTCTCCTATTTCCATTAAAATTGTAAGTGAGGGCACAGAGCATTATAAAGTCAACAACCAACGTTATACCGTTCAAGCCAATAATTACCTTATTGTCAATCATGGAGATGAATTCGAGATTGATATCCATACCCCAAAGATCACGCAGGGAATTTGTATCTATCCGCCCAAACAGATTATTGAAGAAGCCTATAATTACCGTGTTCAAACGAAAGAACAGTTATTAGAACAGGTTGACTCTACTCCATTTCATTTTACGCAAAACAACAACGTTTTGCTGTCTACAAACACGGGAAGATTTTTAAAGGAATACCTCCCGAGGATTATTCAAAATAGTGAATTTAACTCCCCAATTGATTTTCATCTCATCTACATGAGATTAGCAGAACATTTGGTACAAGATCAATTGAACTTAAACCAGCAACTTCTCAACTTAAAGTCATCTAAAAAACATACCAAAGAAGAACTATACAGACGGCTTTCCACCGCCCGTGAATTTATTCATGCGCACTACGACCAAAAAATAAATATTGATCAACTGGCGGCCGTTTCGTGTTTGTCGAAATACCATTTTGTCAGAAGTTTTCGGGATTTTTATCAATGCACACCCTACCAGTATGCGCTAAATTTAAAATTAGAAGCTGCTAAAAAACTTATACACCAAGGACATACATACACATCAGCTTCAGAAGTCGTTGGATTCTCTGATCCAAAAAATCTGCGAAAAGCACTTATTGGTTAA